A genomic region of Pseudomonas sp. MPC6 contains the following coding sequences:
- a CDS encoding glutathione S-transferase family protein has translation MGLLVEGRWQDQWYESSKDGAFQREQAQRRNWVTADGKPGPSGIGGFAAEAGRYHLYVSLACPWAHRTLILRQLKGLESLIDVSVVSWLMLENGWTFDQHLGSTGDKLDHFQFMHQRYTADTADYTGRVTVPVLWDNHQQRIVNNESAEIIRMFNSAFDDLTGNDLDLYPAPLRSEIDALNERIYPAVNNGVYRAGFAISQTAYEEAFDELFAELDRLEQLLGANRYLAGEYLTEADIRLFTTMIRFDAVYYGHFKCNLRRIADYPNLSNWLREIYQWPGIAETVNFEHIKNHYYGSHKTINPTSIVPKGPAQDFTAPHDRERLSGKGVWRKAEV, from the coding sequence ATGGGTTTGTTAGTCGAAGGTCGCTGGCAGGACCAGTGGTACGAAAGCAGCAAGGACGGCGCGTTTCAGCGTGAACAGGCGCAGCGTCGCAACTGGGTGACCGCCGATGGCAAGCCGGGCCCGAGCGGTATCGGCGGCTTTGCGGCCGAGGCCGGTCGCTATCATCTCTACGTGTCCCTCGCCTGTCCGTGGGCCCACCGCACGCTGATCCTGCGCCAACTCAAAGGCCTGGAAAGCCTGATCGATGTGTCTGTGGTCAGCTGGCTGATGTTGGAAAACGGCTGGACCTTCGACCAGCACCTGGGTTCGACTGGCGACAAGCTCGATCACTTCCAGTTCATGCACCAGCGCTACACCGCCGATACCGCCGACTACACCGGCCGCGTCACGGTGCCGGTGCTGTGGGACAACCACCAGCAGCGCATCGTCAACAATGAGTCGGCGGAGATCATCCGCATGTTCAACAGTGCGTTTGATGACTTGACCGGCAATGATCTGGACCTGTATCCGGCGCCGTTGCGCAGCGAGATCGACGCGTTGAACGAGCGGATTTATCCGGCGGTGAACAATGGTGTGTATCGCGCCGGCTTCGCCATCTCGCAGACGGCTTATGAAGAGGCGTTCGATGAGTTGTTTGCCGAGCTGGATCGGCTGGAGCAGTTGCTGGGCGCCAATCGTTACCTGGCCGGTGAGTACCTGACTGAAGCCGACATTCGGCTGTTTACCACGATGATTCGCTTCGACGCGGTGTATTACGGGCACTTCAAGTGCAACCTGCGGCGGATCGCCGATTATCCGAATCTGTCGAACTGGCTACGGGAGATTTATCAGTGGCCGGGGATTGCCGAGACGGTGAACTTCGAGCACATCAAGAATCACTACTACGGCAGCCACAAGACCATCAATCCAACCAGCATCGTGCCGAAAGGGCCGGCGCAGGATTTCACGGCGCCCCATGATCGGGAGCGGTTGAGCGGGAAAGGGGTTTGGCGCAAGGCCGAGGTCTGA
- the cysG gene encoding siroheme synthase CysG, which produces MDYLPLFHNLRGSRVLVVGGGEIALRKSRLLAEAGALLRVVAPEIEPQLRELVTGSGGECRVRGYVEADLDGCGLIIAATDDEPLNAQVSADAHRRCVPVNVVDAPALCSVIFPAIVDRSPLIIAVSSGGDAPVLARLIRAKLETWIPSTYGQLAGLAARFRSQVKRLFPDVQQRRAFWEDVFQGPIADRQLAGQGAEAERLMLAKINGEAPVATGEVYLVGAGPGDPDLLTFRALRLMQQADVVLYDRLVAPAILDLCRRDAERVYVGKRRADHAVPQDQINQQLVDLAKAGKRVVRLKGGDPFIFGRGGEEIEELAAHGIPFQVVPGITAASGCAAYAGIPLTHRDYAQSVRFVTGHLKDGSTDLPWADLVAPAQTLVFYMGLVGLPIICEQLIKHGRAADTPAALIQQGTTVNQRVFTGTLADLPRLVAEHEVHAPTLVIVGEVVQLREKLAWFEGAQAQV; this is translated from the coding sequence ATGGACTATCTGCCGCTGTTTCATAACCTTCGCGGCAGTCGTGTATTGGTCGTCGGCGGCGGGGAAATTGCCTTGCGCAAATCCCGCCTGCTGGCCGAAGCCGGTGCACTGCTGCGGGTGGTCGCACCGGAGATCGAACCGCAACTGCGGGAACTGGTGACCGGCAGCGGTGGCGAGTGCCGGGTGCGCGGTTACGTCGAGGCCGATCTGGATGGTTGCGGGCTGATCATTGCCGCCACCGACGACGAACCACTCAATGCACAAGTCTCCGCCGATGCCCATCGGCGTTGCGTGCCGGTGAACGTGGTGGATGCGCCTGCGCTGTGCAGTGTGATCTTCCCGGCGATCGTCGACCGTTCGCCGCTGATCATCGCGGTTTCCAGCGGCGGCGATGCGCCGGTGCTGGCACGCTTGATCCGCGCCAAACTGGAAACCTGGATTCCTTCCACCTACGGGCAACTGGCCGGTCTGGCGGCGCGTTTTCGCAGCCAGGTCAAACGCCTGTTCCCGGATGTGCAGCAGCGCCGGGCATTCTGGGAAGACGTGTTCCAGGGCCCGATTGCCGACCGGCAACTGGCCGGGCAGGGTGCCGAAGCCGAGCGCTTGATGCTGGCGAAAATCAACGGCGAAGCGCCCGTTGCCACTGGCGAAGTCTATTTGGTGGGTGCAGGGCCGGGCGATCCCGACCTGCTGACCTTCCGTGCCTTGCGCCTGATGCAGCAAGCCGACGTGGTGCTGTATGACCGCCTGGTGGCGCCGGCGATTCTCGATTTGTGCCGTCGCGATGCCGAGCGCGTTTACGTCGGCAAGCGCCGCGCCGATCACGCCGTGCCCCAGGATCAGATCAACCAGCAATTGGTGGACCTGGCCAAGGCCGGCAAGCGCGTGGTGCGCCTGAAGGGCGGCGATCCGTTTATCTTCGGCCGTGGCGGTGAAGAGATCGAAGAACTGGCGGCCCATGGCATCCCGTTCCAGGTCGTACCGGGGATCACGGCAGCCAGCGGTTGCGCGGCCTATGCCGGGATCCCGCTGACCCACCGCGATTACGCGCAGTCGGTGCGGTTCGTTACCGGGCACCTCAAGGACGGCTCCACCGATCTGCCGTGGGCCGACCTGGTCGCGCCGGCGCAGACCCTGGTGTTTTACATGGGGTTGGTGGGGTTGCCGATCATCTGCGAGCAGTTGATCAAGCACGGTCGCGCGGCGGATACCCCGGCGGCGTTGATCCAGCAGGGCACTACGGTCAATCAGCGGGTGTTTACCGGCACCTTGGCCGATTTACCCCGTCTGGTGGCGGAGCATGAAGTGCATGCGCCGACGCTGGTGATTGTGGGTGAAGTGGTGCAACTGCGGGAGAAACTGGCGTGGTTCGAGGGCGCTCAGGCGCAAGTCTAG
- the serS gene encoding serine--tRNA ligase, whose product MLDSKLLRSNLQDVADRLASRGYKLDVARIEALEEQRKTVQTRTEALQAERNARSKSIGQAKQRGEDIAPLMADVERMANELSAGKVELDAIQTDLDSILLGIPNLPHESVPIGDDEEGNVEVRRWGTPKAFDFPVQDHVALGEKFGWLDFETAAKLSGARFALLRGPIARLHRALAQFMINLHTSEHGYEEAYTPYLVQAPALQGTGQLPKFEEDLFKITREGEADLYLIPTAEVSLTNIVAGEIVDSKLLPIKFVAHTPCFRSEAGASGRDTRGMIRQHQFDKVEMVQIVEPSTSMEALEGLTANAEKVLQLLELPYRTLALCTGDMGFSAVKTYDLEVWIPSQDKYREISSCSNCGDFQARRMQARFRNPETGKPELVHTLNGSGLAVGRTLVAVLENYQQADGSIRVPEVLKPYMGGIEVIG is encoded by the coding sequence ATGCTCGATTCCAAACTGTTACGTAGCAACCTTCAGGACGTAGCGGACCGCCTGGCATCCCGTGGCTATAAGCTGGATGTTGCGCGCATCGAAGCGCTGGAAGAACAGCGCAAGACCGTCCAGACCCGCACCGAAGCACTGCAGGCTGAGCGTAATGCGCGTTCCAAATCCATCGGCCAGGCCAAGCAACGCGGTGAAGACATCGCGCCGCTGATGGCGGATGTCGAGCGCATGGCGAACGAATTGAGTGCCGGTAAAGTCGAGCTGGACGCGATCCAGACCGATCTGGACTCGATCCTGCTGGGCATCCCCAACCTGCCCCACGAATCGGTGCCGATCGGCGACGACGAAGAAGGCAACGTGGAAGTGCGCCGCTGGGGCACGCCGAAAGCGTTCGATTTCCCGGTTCAGGACCACGTGGCCCTGGGCGAGAAATTCGGCTGGCTGGATTTCGAAACTGCCGCCAAGCTGTCCGGTGCCCGTTTCGCCCTGTTGCGTGGCCCGATTGCGCGCCTGCACCGTGCCCTGGCGCAGTTCATGATCAACCTGCACACCAGCGAACACGGTTACGAAGAGGCCTACACCCCTTACCTGGTTCAAGCCCCGGCGCTGCAAGGCACCGGTCAGTTGCCGAAGTTCGAGGAAGACCTGTTCAAGATCACTCGCGAAGGCGAAGCCGACCTGTACCTGATCCCGACCGCCGAAGTGTCGTTGACCAACATCGTCGCCGGCGAAATCGTCGATTCGAAACTGCTGCCGATCAAGTTCGTCGCTCACACCCCATGCTTCCGCAGCGAAGCCGGTGCGTCGGGGCGTGACACCCGCGGCATGATCCGCCAGCACCAGTTCGACAAGGTCGAGATGGTGCAGATCGTCGAGCCGTCGACTTCGATGGAAGCGCTGGAAGGCCTGACCGCCAACGCCGAGAAAGTCCTGCAACTGCTCGAGCTGCCTTACCGCACCCTGGCGCTGTGCACCGGCGACATGGGCTTCAGCGCCGTCAAGACCTACGACCTGGAAGTGTGGATCCCGAGCCAGGACAAATACCGCGAGATTTCTTCGTGCTCCAACTGCGGCGACTTCCAGGCCCGTCGGATGCAAGCGCGTTTCCGCAACCCGGAAACCGGCAAGCCGGAGCTGGTTCACACCTTGAACGGTTCCGGCCTGGCGGTTGGTCGTACCCTGGTGGCAGTGCTGGAAAACTACCAGCAGGCCGACGGTTCGATCCGTGTGCCTGAGGTGCTGAAACCGTACATGGGTGGCATCGAGGTCATCGGCTAA
- the crcB gene encoding fluoride efflux transporter CrcB — translation MIALVVAVSIGGVAGTLLRFATGNWINANWPRHFYTATLAVNIVGCLLIGVLYGLFLIRPEVPFEVRAGLIVGFLGGLTTFSSFSLDTVRLLESGQVPLALGYAAISVFGGLLATWAGLSLTKL, via the coding sequence GTGATTGCACTGGTCGTTGCGGTTTCCATTGGCGGCGTCGCCGGCACGCTGTTGCGCTTCGCCACCGGCAATTGGATCAACGCTAATTGGCCGCGGCACTTCTATACCGCGACGCTGGCCGTTAATATCGTGGGCTGTCTGCTGATCGGCGTTCTATACGGTCTGTTTTTGATTCGCCCGGAGGTGCCTTTCGAAGTGCGCGCCGGGTTGATTGTCGGCTTCCTCGGGGGGCTGACGACTTTTTCATCCTTTTCACTGGATACGGTGCGCTTGCTGGAAAGCGGGCAAGTGCCGCTGGCCCTGGGCTATGCGGCGATCAGCGTATTCGGCGGGCTGCTTGCCACCTGGGCCGGCCTGTCCTTGACCAAACTTTGA
- a CDS encoding replication-associated recombination protein A, with protein MDLFRSAPIAQPLAARLRAANLDEYVGQEHLLARGKPLREALEQGALHSMIFWGPPGVGKTTLARLLAEVSDAHFETVSAVLAGVKEIRQAVEIAKQQAGQYGKRTILFVDEVHRFNKSQQDAFLPYVEDGTLIFIGATTENPSFELNNALLSRARVYVLKSLDEAALRKLVQRALTEERGLGKRQLTLSDEGFQMLLSAADGDGRRLLNLLENASDLAEDHSEIGVDLLQSLLGDTRRRFDKGGEAFYDQISALHKSVRGSNPDGALYWFARMIDGGCDPLYLARRVVRMASEDIGNADPRALSLCLAAWEVQERLGSPEGELAVAQAITYLACAPKSNAVYMGFKAAMRSATEHGSLEVPLHLRNAPTKLMKQLGYGDEYRYAHDEPDAYAAGEDYFPEELEPQPFYQPVPRGLELKIGEKLNHLAQLDRLSPRQRRK; from the coding sequence ATGGACCTGTTTCGCAGTGCCCCGATTGCTCAACCCCTGGCCGCCCGTTTGCGCGCGGCCAATCTGGACGAGTACGTCGGTCAGGAACACCTGCTGGCTCGCGGCAAGCCTTTGCGCGAAGCCCTGGAGCAGGGTGCCCTGCACTCGATGATTTTCTGGGGGCCGCCGGGGGTGGGCAAGACCACCCTGGCGCGGCTGCTGGCGGAAGTCTCGGACGCGCACTTCGAGACGGTGTCGGCGGTACTGGCCGGGGTCAAGGAAATCCGCCAGGCGGTGGAAATCGCCAAACAGCAGGCCGGGCAATACGGCAAACGCACCATCCTGTTCGTCGACGAAGTGCACCGCTTCAACAAGTCCCAGCAGGATGCGTTCCTGCCCTATGTCGAAGACGGCACGCTGATTTTCATCGGCGCGACCACGGAAAACCCCTCGTTCGAACTCAATAACGCATTGCTGTCCCGAGCGCGCGTCTACGTGCTCAAAAGCCTCGACGAAGCGGCCCTGCGCAAACTGGTGCAGCGCGCCCTGACCGAAGAGCGTGGCCTGGGCAAACGCCAACTGACCCTCAGTGATGAAGGCTTCCAGATGCTGCTGTCGGCGGCCGATGGCGATGGCCGGCGCCTGCTCAACCTGCTGGAAAATGCCTCGGACCTGGCCGAAGACCACAGCGAGATCGGCGTCGATCTGCTGCAAAGCCTGTTGGGCGATACCCGGCGGCGCTTCGACAAGGGCGGGGAGGCGTTCTACGACCAGATTTCCGCGCTGCATAAGTCGGTGCGCGGCTCCAACCCCGACGGTGCGTTGTACTGGTTCGCGCGGATGATCGACGGCGGTTGCGACCCGCTGTACCTGGCCCGGCGCGTGGTGCGCATGGCCAGCGAAGACATCGGCAACGCCGACCCGCGGGCCCTGAGCCTGTGCCTGGCGGCGTGGGAAGTGCAGGAGCGACTCGGCAGCCCCGAAGGCGAATTGGCCGTGGCCCAGGCCATCACATACCTGGCTTGCGCGCCGAAAAGCAACGCGGTGTACATGGGCTTCAAGGCCGCGATGCGCAGCGCCACCGAACACGGCTCGCTGGAAGTGCCGCTGCACCTGCGCAACGCCCCGACCAAGCTGATGAAGCAGCTGGGGTACGGCGACGAATACCGTTACGCCCACGATGAGCCGGATGCCTACGCCGCGGGCGAAGACTACTTCCCCGAAGAACTCGAGCCGCAACCCTTCTATCAGCCGGTGCCGCGGGGCCTGGAGTTGAAGATCGGCGAAAAGCTCAACCACCTGGCGCAACTTGACCGTCTCAGCCCCCGGCAGCGGAGAAAATAG
- the lolA gene encoding outer membrane lipoprotein chaperone LolA, with product MRLIRMLLLPVLALTTLSAHADDKDVARLTQLLEKSQTLTARFSQLTLDGGGTQLQETAGEMSLQRPGLFYWHTDAPAEQTMVSDGKKVTLWDPDLEQVTIKTLDLRLTQTPALLLSGDVSKISQSFDISAKEAGGVIDFTLKPKTKDTLFDSLRLSFRNGLVNDMQLIDSVGQRTNILFTGVKANEPIAASKFKFVIPKGADVIQE from the coding sequence GTTCTGGCTTTGACCACGCTCTCGGCCCACGCCGACGACAAGGACGTGGCGCGCCTGACCCAACTGCTGGAAAAATCCCAGACCCTGACCGCGCGTTTCTCCCAGCTGACCCTCGACGGTGGCGGCACCCAGTTGCAGGAAACGGCCGGCGAAATGTCGTTGCAGCGCCCGGGCCTGTTCTACTGGCACACCGATGCGCCGGCCGAGCAGACCATGGTCTCCGACGGCAAGAAAGTCACGCTGTGGGACCCGGACCTGGAACAAGTCACCATCAAGACCCTCGACCTGCGCCTGACCCAGACGCCGGCATTGCTGCTGTCCGGTGATGTGTCCAAGATCAGCCAGAGCTTCGATATCAGCGCCAAGGAAGCCGGCGGCGTGATCGACTTCACCCTCAAGCCGAAAACCAAGGACACGCTGTTCGACAGCCTGCGTCTGTCGTTCCGCAATGGTCTGGTCAATGATATGCAACTGATCGACAGCGTCGGCCAGCGCACCAATATCCTGTTCACCGGGGTGAAGGCGAACGAGCCGATTGCGGCGTCCAAGTTCAAGTTCGTCATCCCCAAGGGTGCCGACGTGATCCAGGAATAA